One part of the Arabidopsis thaliana chromosome 1 sequence genome encodes these proteins:
- a CDS encoding Defensin-like (DEFL) family protein (Defensin-like (DEFL) family protein; LOCATED IN: endomembrane system; CONTAINS InterPro DOMAIN/s: Defensin-like protein, Arabidopsis (InterPro:IPR022618); BEST Arabidopsis thaliana protein match is: Defensin-like (DEFL) family protein (TAIR:AT5G08055.1); Has 35333 Blast hits to 34131 proteins in 2444 species: Archae - 798; Bacteria - 22429; Metazoa - 974; Fungi - 991; Plants - 531; Viruses - 0; Other Eukaryotes - 9610 (source: NCBI BLink).) — protein MASLKVFSFALLIVLTFSVIGMIYNVESGGSLCCNSHPKFGKCNTNNDEQRCNRWCHNGCGNGKGGYYKSMSHGGQCHYYC, from the exons ATGGCTAGtttgaaagttttttcttttgctttgctCATTGTTCTCACTTTCTCAGTTATTGGTAT GATATATAATGTAGAGAGTGGTGGTTCTTTGTGTTGTAATAGCCACCCAAAATTTGGAAAGTGCAACACAAACAATGACGAGCAGAGATGCAACCGTTGGTGTCACAATGGATGCGGCAATGGAAAAGGCGGTTACTACAAATCTATGTCTCACGGGGGACAATGCCACTATTATTGTTAA